The sequence TTGAGATCATGACACAAGTAGCTACTGGCCGTACTATTGCGTGTAGGTTGACTTACTATTAGGATGAATGTATAAAGTATGTATCATAATATTATCTGATGgaaaaagtcattattttcactttaaaatatATTCGAAAAGTCGAAAAATAACTAAACTATTGAAGCGACTTAAAAATTGTTGATGTGGGCAGGCGTGTGTGAACATGCAAGTGGTATAATACTTTGTAGGATACAAAAAAATTCactttcatataatataatagaTGTGATATAGGTCACTCTAATAATTTAGACGtgtctttgattttttaaatatagtttaagatgaaaataatgacttcacCCTTATCTGATCAAGTTCATAATTTGATGTCCTGTTTAATTAATAGTCATCATCACAGTTCAAAGGTAGAACAGTTATCTATGATTCTTTGTGACGAGATGATAATTCCATTTTCTTCCACTAATTAATTGGCGGTAGAAAAATTAACTAATGTTTGGCGGTCATCGTCAAAAgctcttttcaaaattttatttttcgatGGACAAATGGACTTGATATGCAATTTACATTTTCCGTCAAAATTCAGCTAATTTATTTAGGGTCATTTTGATACGTAACTCTAGTCAAATTGGTTGAAATCCAAAAcggaacaaaaaaataaaaatatatcctaGTCCAAAGTCTATTAATTGCACTTGTTGGAGGAATGACCatttctttagttatttttatttttacactaatctaaaaataaaatttaatttttagaacattaagaaaagataatttcgtcttcaaattttatcattaatattaagtatttaattttaaaactatttttcaacACCTAATGATAAACATTAATAAATAGAGATAGTaggataaaataatcatgtcaataattattgaatatattACGTTCAAATGAGATAAGTAAAAAGTGAAGGAAGAGAATATTTAATATAGTATAATTAAGTAGCCGTTcgccataaaagaaaattttctttttctcgaaaaaatattttactttagtgaaaaaaatgaaaacatgCACTGAATTTTCCAATTTCAACTCTGGAAAGTTATTTGGAAAATTATTTGctttcactcatacttctctcacaaaattttaaaaactactttaatttttattcatgatcaaatacaactccaacttcatTTTCAACTTCAACCCCAACTCTAActtcggaaaaaaatatttttcatggacaAATGGGAGAGTACACTATTTACAGTGAAGAAATTGACTTCTTCAAGCTTGACCGAGTACCAATATTATTGACTACGTATGTATATGAAAATTGATCCACATTCAGTTTCTTTATttgcaattttctttttctactcttTATTTCCTTGAATTAATGATGAAATACTGAATAGGGATTCAAGAAAATAGCATCAAAAAGGTGGGAATTTCAGCATGAAAAGTTCCAGAAAGGGTGCAGGCATTTACTATCAGAAATAACAAGGAAGAAATATGAGCCAAGTGCATTTCCTACCTACTTAAATCCATCTGCAAAGAACATAATATTAGGTAGTACAAAAGAAGAGATCAATACATCAAGGCAACTGCTCATGGAAGAGAATCAAAacttgaaaagggaaaaaatggaaTTGCAAATGCAGATTGCTCATTTCAAAGCATTGGAAGTGAAGTTGTTACAATGCCTCACTCAATGTATGGAAAGTCCACATAATAAAAACTAGAAGTTTGTTTTAGA comes from Capsicum annuum cultivar UCD-10X-F1 chromosome 2, UCD10Xv1.1, whole genome shotgun sequence and encodes:
- the LOC107861131 gene encoding heat stress transcription factor B-2a isoform X1 yields the protein MATDAIPAPVSDRNLSRKMGRSSRMKCPAPFLSKTYDLLEEQEEESSINKVVSWNGEGSGFVVWCPAEFSEVMLPKYFKHNNFSSFIRQLNTYGFKKIASKRWEFQHEKFQKGCRHLLSEITRKKYEPSAFPTYLNPSAKNIILGSTKEEINTSRQLLMEENQNLKREKMELQMQIAHFKALEVKLLQCLTQCMESPHNKN
- the LOC107861131 gene encoding heat stress transcription factor B-2a isoform X2 → MATDAIPAPVSDRNLSRKMGRSSRMKCPAPFLSKTYDLLEEQEEESSINKVVSWNGEGSGFVVWCPAEFSEVMLPKYFKHNNFSSFIRQLNTYKIASKRWEFQHEKFQKGCRHLLSEITRKKYEPSAFPTYLNPSAKNIILGSTKEEINTSRQLLMEENQNLKREKMELQMQIAHFKALEVKLLQCLTQCMESPHNKN